The following is a genomic window from Microtus pennsylvanicus isolate mMicPen1 chromosome 3, mMicPen1.hap1, whole genome shotgun sequence.
TTCAAGGTGAGTGACGAGTATTCACCCCTTCCTCACTATTTCCCACAGTGTATGCGGTGTAtgccatgtgtgctgtgtgtgtgtgtaaagacgCTTTAGTCAGACACTCCCAGGAGGGCGGGAAAATGTCAAATTTGGTTACTCATCTAGCTTCAGGACCTATCTGTTATCCTTGTTATAAAATAAGCAGACATTTGATAAGTTTGAGTGATAAAGGATTCTTCTTTGCATCCACAGAAGATTCACTAGTCCAAATTCCAACCTAGTTTTATGGCCATCTCCCCTCCCACACGCAGATCAAGAGAAAGGGACCAGCAAGCCTTTCCCCTGGGCAGGAAGAGCATGAGACTGGACTGCCTTCAGCATAGGGTCTAGAAGCAGGAGTTACCTAGGCAGCCAAGAAGATAGTAGCAACTAACTTGTAGAGAGTGGTAGCAAcctccagagcagtggttctcagccttcctaatgctgcgatcctttaacacagttcctcatgtggggGTGACCCCCCacacaccataaaattattttcattgtgccgggcagtggtggcacacaactttaatctcagcactcagaaggcagaggcaggcagagctttgtgagtttaaggccaacctggttgacagtgtgagttccaggctaggcaaagctacacagagaaaccctgtcttgaaagaacaaaaaaaaagtaaaaaaaaaaatgtttttgttgctactctataactgtaattttgcaactgttatgaactgtgatgtaaatatctgatacgcaggaTGTCTGACGTGTGATCACCCACTGGGTCGCGAACCACTGCCCTGGCGTGTGTACCCATCCCTGTGACTACTTGCTCTTTATGTACGAGAGGGAGAGGACCAGTTGGAAGTTGGGGCAGGGAGGGTGGGAGTCTGTTTGGAGTCTCTGTGATGGGAGTCTGGGGGTTGGGGTACTCACAGATGCTCTGTAATCTCACGTCCAGTAGGCATGTGCTGGCACCCAGTGGGTTCACCTCAGTCACATTGATCCGGTACTCACTCCAGAACTCTGCCCCATGGACCACACATCGGAAAGCCTCTAGAGGGTCCTGTGGGCATGGCCAAGGCCCTGTGGATGAACTTTCCCTAGGAGGGAGGATATGGTTTTGCAAATAGGTCACAAgttagagttctctctctctctctctctctctctctctctctctctctctctctctctctctctcgtcctaCCTCTCACTCTCAGTTCCTGGTAGGGTCTTCTTCCTGATGGAAAGGGTGTCATGTGAGGTCAGGAGGAAAAGAGAGCCCCCTGCCTTCTCTGAGAATTTGTCAGAACTTCCCTCCCTTGCCCGCCACACCCATATCGTGCCAGCATCCCAAGCTGCATGAGCACACATActagacacgcacacacatacctgtAGGAAGTAAGGTAGCGGGTGGGCAAACCGCTGACCTGGCCGGGACTCCAAGTACAGGAGAAGTTTTCATAGTCTACTGCTTGGCAGGAAACCTCGGGACGAGCTGGGGGAACTAGACACACAGGGTACCGCTACAGACTGAGGCATCCCTAGCTCCTCCCTATCCCAGAGAGCTTGTTCAGGTCCCAGGGCCCCTTGGGAATCCAATGGCCCCTCACTGCCACCTTCCCTAACTCACAGCCCAGCTTCAGGGTCACCATGCCCCCAAATACACCATCCACGGTCTGGCAGACGTAAGTGCCCTCGTCAGTGCTGTCCACGTGGGCCAAGAACAGTCTGTGTCCTAGTCCGGAGTCAGGTCCCTGAAGCAGCCTTAACTCCCCATCCCGAAACCAGGACACTGGCGTCCTGAAGGTGAGATGAAGTgatgacacagagagaggaagtcaGGCCATGCAACTGTCCTCGCAGAACCTCTAAGCACACTTGCAATAAACCACACCCCCATGCCTGGTGCGGTGGTACGTGCCAATTatctcaggaagctgaagcaggagactcatgagtttgaggccagtctgggccacagagcaagttccagaccattCCCAGGtagcaaaataaatagataaagtaataaagtaaatGCAAAAAGAGACTAAACCCAAATCCAAATCCCCTTCGCTTTATGCTTTATCAAGCCCCTTGTGGTCTAGCCTTTGCCTTCCTTTCCTGGCTCcctcacccttccctccccacaggCCACATTCTTATCCTCAGTTCTTTGTTACTAAGGTCAGTCCCACCTCAGGGCATTTTCACAAGCTGTGGCCTGGTCAGGAGTGTGCCTCCTCTAacctgtgcatgcctgctccttTTAGACCTAGCAAGATTCTTGAGTGCTTACTGTCTGTCCTCCTCACTAGGATGCAACCTCTTGAGGACTTGCATTTTGCAGTTATCTCAGAGCCTGCAATAAACAGACCAGGCACTTAGCAGGTACGCAAACACTACTGGCTAGCTAACTAAGTGATGATTTTTGGTACTAGTATCAACCCCAAGGCCTTAGATGTGCCAGACAGGAGCTCTAACacggagctacatccccaacACTGGCTGAATTTTCTACTTAATAAGTACAGTTGGAGAGTGAGGACACAGAGGCAAGAACTATGACAGAAGAAGCAAGTGTCGGAGGAAACGAGGTCTGGGCAGGGTCAAGGAAGGGCCGTTTGTATGAGATTAGTGGGTAGGTGAACACTTACCCTGCATCCACTCCAGGACAACACAGCATCACGGACCTGCCCAGCTGCCCATACTGGACCCCTGTGGAGGGCATTCCTGGGGTGAAGCACTTCTTTTAAACTCCCCTACCATTTTCACTGTGTCAAAATATTAAGTTATACTTGCAAGCCAGAGATGGgacaagccagagaagggacccAGATTGTCagaaatggtgtgtgtgggggggggggggggtctaaaTTAGGCCACAGGAATGGGCCAGAGTGAGAACAGTAAGTCTCCTAAGGCGGTCACAGGGTGGCATTTTCTTACCTGGAGGACCCCAGgcttgggggcagggggaggaggaagacacCAGGGCTGTAGCCACGGCCACCAGGACCCTGCTCAGCCCTGAGCAGCTGCTGCTCATCTGTGGAGAAAAGGGGGGCTTAGGAGTTCCCCATCCATGAGCTGCATCGAGAGAAACGAAGCTATTGGAAATGACTGAGGATTCTAACCTGAAGTCCCCTTTCCCACCAAATGCCCAGTGCTGTATAGATTTGTCCTTGTGTGTGTACGAGTATGCACacgggagcacacacacacaaacacaaagttcATCTCAGTTCTGGGCTTAGGGCCCAGAACAAAAGCCAGCGGCAACAGACTGTGCcaggattacacacacacacacacacacacacacacacacacacacacacatcacctttGGCGCCCACCCCTGGCACTAAGGACTGGCACTGGCTCAGCCTATCCCATTAACCCGTGCAGTCCAGCTGCTGGGAATTCTGGCTTTCACCCCCAAGCTGACCAAGGCTAATTACTGCCTCTGGCCAACACACAGCAGTGAGATAAGACTTCATCACTCTAAGATAAAGAGCTGACAAGATGGGTCCAAATGCACCCATAATCGCAACAGGAGGCCTAACTCTGCTCTGGCTGCCAAGCCTCTGGCCTGAGTCTGGCTTCTTACTCCAGTACTTGGGCCACTCCGATGGGCCTGGCTTGAAATCTTGTTGGTCTCAGCCTGTGGGGCTGGATCGAGCTAGGGTGCCGGCTGGGGCTGCAGAGTTAAGCGGATCCAGATGCCCTGGCTGCTGCCAGAGGCAGAGAAACGGGCCAGGAGCCAGCAGATGGAGATGGAGTCGGGGTGGCGGAGAAGCGAGGGGAGCTGGGAGCCTACAGCAGCAGGCGCCTGGTGTGGGGGCCATAGCACCAAGTAGGGGTTAAAAGAACAGTGTTTAGGACCCAAGGCAATGGTGGTAAAGGCCAGTGTGCAAAAGTCTGCAGTGGGGGCAGCAGAAACGCAGTCTGAGAAATGTCCATATAGAGGAGTGGGGTGCTGGGAGGAAGGACTCTGGGCTGGAGGTGAGCAGCAGACTGAAGGCAGTAACGACGGGGTACCAGAAGACCCCTCCAGAATAGAACAGAATAAGGCCTCCACATATCTGTGTCACCCTGAATGTCTTATTGACCCACCCCCAGGGTCCCCAGTCCCATTTACCCCGTGTAGCCACACCCTACCTCGATAATCACAGTGGCTGAGTGTCCATGGCCTCCAAGACTTCCTCCTACAGCCTCCAGCACTGTTTCCTCTCCACTCAGTCCTGGGACCCCAGAACCATCCCCTCCTTCCCATTCCCTGCCCCGCCCCCTCTGGGCCTTGAGCTTAGCCACCCCTAGCCaggccccctcctcccaccccttcctcttccctcctctctcattccctcccacCCCAGGGCCTGGGAAGGGAAAAGGCCTCCCCCCTCAAGCTGGAGAAGGAAGCCAGAGACACAGCCAGGAccaagggagagaggagggctgGCTGCTTCTGCCTATATCCCTGTCGCTAGAAGATTAACTGTGTTTTCACAGAGCCACCCAAACCATATTTACTCAGGCACTCACTAGGTACAGTGAACTAACACACAGATATTCCCTTGAACACATGTggacacaatttaaaaaaattaacgcacacacacactcattcctATTCTTTCCATTCTCCAACGGATGTTTCCTAAGGGCACAGCTGACTGTGTTTCCAGGGGAAAACAGGCCTCACACTGGAGAATATAAAGAAAGGCCAGAGTCCAGTTCCCCACTTCCCTGGAAGTTCGGGTCATTTCTATTCTCCCCTTTCACCCGTTGGGCCTCAGCACCAGGAAATGCCtttgatcccttggtgccagatATACAAGACTCACGGCTACAAGACTCAGACTCATATTCTTGGATACGATCACTCACAGTCACCCTGACACACTCAGACCCAGACACATTTACACATCTCAGTCTCCTAGTGGTCCCACTGACACAAAGACACACGTGTTAAAAGCGACTCCTCACCACAAGGAGCTCACAAGAACTCTTAGTGACAGATCAGCATAGTATCAAGGTTACAAGCCCTGTGTGGCCAGGAACAAGAGCAAACAGGGAAGCCAAGCAGAGGGACCAAGAGATGGCTTGGCCACACAGCTCGGAaagcagaaacacagagacacctgGGAGGAAAGCTGTAGGGAGACACAGAAAGCTCTCCGGAAAGATAATCGTGGGGATGAGGCATGAAGCAGAAACTTCAGTAGATCAGGGGCCTAGGGATATAGCTCACTTGGGAGAGCTCGCCTCACATGCACAAAACCCTAGGTTTGATGTCCAGCACCATATAAAAACAGATGtgccacacctgtaatcccagcaatcccGGGGCTTGGAGTCCATGTGGCCCTGTCTCAAATAGGAGCCCCCAGTGATAAGACTTATTTCTCAGCACTGCAGACGCAACCCAGGCCCTGGctcacgctaggcaagcactttactgctGAGCTGCATTCTCAAAcctccccccccaccaccaccctgcaaatCTTGGGTAGGGGAAGATGGAGAGCCATGTGCACTGGGGGTGGATCTGTCTATGTTGCAGGCCCGGTAGAAAAGTCAGTCTCCCTCAACAACTGAAGTTTCCCGGAATATAAGAACACAGCTTCACTCCCACACCGTCTAGGCAAGGGCACGGGACACACTGCAGTCACAAGTCTCTTGCTTTTCCACTTCTGACGTCGCACGTTATCACATAGAAACCCAACCATCCACTCTCACACTGGCAGACCCCACAGGGCTTCCCAAAACACATTCCCTGGTGTGGTCACAGCCCCTCTCACAAACGAACACCCATCAAAAATTACCCACTGACTGCTGTGCCACAAGCAGACACAGCTACAGTCACACTCTCAGACGCAGCCACATTCGCTGACAGACACACCAGATGACAGCAGTTTCGGAGCCTCCACACACTGACAtcgtcacacacagacactgtctcgaactcacacagacacTCATGATCATCAGCCACTCTCCGCCCTTCAGATCACACACCACCCTGCCCCGCCCCCTCTTGGCAGGACTTGCGAGTCAACACACCCGGGTCCCTGCAGGCCTCACCTTCCGCGGCAGCCGCCGCCAGCGCCCTCCACCCTCGCCCTCTGCCCCGGCCACTGGTCCCTCCTGAGCTGGGCTCCCGCAAGTCGGGGCGGCTCCTCCAGGCGCCAATAGAACGAGAGAGGTGAAAAGAGGGGGCTCTCGGCCCATTGGAGCCTCCAACTGCCAATCACTTCCACCTCCTCCGGACACTTCCTGTCCCGTCTGGAACTTAAGAGGAGAGAGTACCAGAGTAGGATTCCTAGGACAAAACCTGAAGCTGCATTCCTTATACCTCTCGTGAAGGCCTGTCCTCCCCGGGACTGCAGGCCTGAAGGTGCTCAGGCTCTTCCCCTCCCAGCCGTCCACGCAGCCTCAGGTCCTCTACTGAACCACTGGGCAGCTGACTGCATTTGTTGAAGGTGCCCTGACTTCAGATAAGATAGGAAACGGAGGGTTGGTTTAGTTCTCAAACGTTGTCGAGTATCGTACCTTTAAAACAGTCAGGTCCCATTCCATGCCAGCTAAATCACAATCTCTGCTTGTTGCATCCAGACCCCAGTACTGTTTTTAGAACTCCTCAGGCGATCCCAAATACAGGCAAGGTTGGGGGTTTTTATGTATGCCCTAAGAAACCAGCTAACTACCCGGGGAGTGTCAAGGGAGATGCCTACTTTGATTTCCCAGACCTTCACAGTACTCCCAATCCCAGGCACCCTTCATTTCTCCAAGGTCTCAGGAGGAAGGGCCCTAGGTTAGAAGGCAGGAAAAGGAAGCCAGGGTTCTTCTAGGTCAGCCGTCACTTGTCCAGGTTTTATGTGCGGACTTCTCATCCCTACGACCCAGTTCCCatgggaaacaaaggaagaaaggcattCTAGCCTCCCTGACGTCACTCACAACTCTCAACCTTGCCTTAGAATCTGGAGAACACTGCGTTACATCTGCTGTCATAAACTGAAAAGCCTTTGTTCCTCCACTATCTCAGGgaggaaaaaaacccaacagaTCCAGAAAGGAGAGAGCAGCCTCTGGGGCTACCCTGGCGTCCTCTCCATGCCTGAGCAGCTACTGTTTTATCAGCACAGCTGAAGCCACATACACTGCACATAGAGGAAGCCAAGAACACCAAGCCACATGCACACTCCCAACCCGCCCCTTTAGCCCCTGTGGTCTGGAGCAGAGTCTAGCTGTGGCCACTCACAAAACCAGGGTTCTGGCCAGCAGCCCAGCGTCTGGACTGACCTCTGGGACTAGGATTCTGTTCACCCTCTCCCCACCAAGCTTTGAGGCCCAGGCTTGGTGAGCTGACAGTAATAAACTCGGTGATACGAAGGACACTGACCTTCCCGAAGACTCTGCAAAGGCTAAGAGCATGGGATTTTAAAATAGTCTCCAAAATTAGAATGATGTTTATATCACAAGAGGATCAGATACAACAGTGAATATTCTTCAGAGATCAGAGGTacgatttttttccccaaaaaactAGCATTGAACACAGAGCCTCACATATACCAGAGAAATCTCTATCACTAAGCTATTTCTCAAGACAGTCTCTCTAAGCtacccaggcttgccttgaatttgcaatcctcctgcctcagcctcctgggtagctgggattgcagaccTGCACCACTAGGCCCAGCTTGGCTTTGGTTTCAGAGATTAGGTGTTGCTAGGCAACCcacgctggcttcaaactcacagtcctACTTCAGTCTCTAAGGTggtagaattacaggtgtgcaccatccctCTGGCTTGGgagggaattcttttttttaatatttatttatttgtttatttattatgtatacaatattctgtctgtgtgtatgcctgcaggccagaagagggcaccagaccccattacagatggttgtgagccatcatgtggttgctgggaattgaactcaggacctttggtagaacaggcaatgctctcttaacctctgagccatctctccagcccttgggagggaATTCTTGCATCAAATCTTTCTGGCCTACATTGTCAACACCTGTAGGCAGGAAAGAGTGTGTTTGGAGTCACACTTAGCCTTGCCCCTAACCTCCAGTATGTAAGAGTTCACACTCCTCTGGTGTCAGAAAACATGGTTGAAATCTGAGATGTAGTTTTATTGATGTCACAGCTGCCCAAACTCCAGGTCCCAGTTCTCTCGGGCAGAAAGATTCAAGGTTCTGCTGTCATCACAAGTCAAGCCTTGGTTGctgtttccttgtctttctttgcCAGGCGATAATGTACCTCAGGGAGAGCCCTTAATCTTTCTGCAGCCTAGAAGGGGACAAGGAGAAAACACGGAGAGTAAGGGTCCCCCAGAATGGTATGGGGTTCTGGGCCCCAGAATTACTGAGGAGTGCTTATGGTATTGGTAGACTGGTAACAAGGATAGCTGAAGTCACAGGGGATGGGGTTGAGCAGCAACCGAGTTCTTAAGAATACCTGTGTTTTCTATGAGGACCCCCAGAATCATGACTGTTGAGGTCCCTTGAGAAAATTGAGGTGAAGGGGGCTATGAAGACCCAGGATGCTGAGCCCTGACCTGTTCAGGAGTTAGGTCCCGCTGAGCCTGGGCAAGCATTTCATAGCCGACCATGAACTTGCGGACAGTAGCAGAACGTAGCAGTGGGGGGTAGTAATGCGCATGCAGTTGCCAGTGCTCATAGGTGGCTCCTGTCTTTAATCCCGTGGGAGCCCCTGGCAAGAGAAAGATGGAGATGATCCGGAAGGCTCTTTTTCAAGTCTTCAGTCTGGTCCCTCCCCTAAAGTAGGCCAGGTACCTAAATACTACAGTTCCCAGTATTTTCCACTAGGGAACAATTTCATCAAATGACTCCACCCTCAGTCCCAGCA
Proteins encoded in this region:
- the Il11ra gene encoding interleukin-11 receptor subunit alpha isoform X1, producing MGREPPLFTSLVLLAPGGAAPTCGSPAQEGPVAGAEGEGGGRWRRLPRKMSSSCSGLSRVLVAVATALVSSSSPCPQAWGPPGVQYGQLGRSVMLCCPGVDAGTPVSWFRDGELRLLQGPDSGLGHRLFLAHVDSTDEGTYVCQTVDGVFGGMVTLKLGFPPARPEVSCQAVDYENFSCTWSPGQVSGLPTRYLTSYRKKTLPGTESERESSSTGPWPCPQDPLEAFRCVVHGAEFWSEYRINVTEVNPLGASTCLLDVRLQSILRPDPPQGLRVESVPGYPRRLHASWTYPASWRRQPHFLLRFRLQYRPAQHPAWSTVEPVGLEEVITDAVAGLPHAVRVSARDFLDAGTWSAWSPEAWGTPSTGPMQNEMSDGNKQQQEVVGQEDGPTPSRPSLQPDPRPLDHRDPLEQVAVLASLGIFSFLGLAVGALALGLWLRLRRGGKDGPQKPGFLAPMIPVDRIPGIPNLQRTQENFS
- the Il11ra gene encoding interleukin-11 receptor subunit alpha isoform X2, which codes for MSSSCSGLSRVLVAVATALVSSSSPCPQAWGPPGVQYGQLGRSVMLCCPGVDAGTPVSWFRDGELRLLQGPDSGLGHRLFLAHVDSTDEGTYVCQTVDGVFGGMVTLKLGFPPARPEVSCQAVDYENFSCTWSPGQVSGLPTRYLTSYRKKTLPGTESERESSSTGPWPCPQDPLEAFRCVVHGAEFWSEYRINVTEVNPLGASTCLLDVRLQSILRPDPPQGLRVESVPGYPRRLHASWTYPASWRRQPHFLLRFRLQYRPAQHPAWSTVEPVGLEEVITDAVAGLPHAVRVSARDFLDAGTWSAWSPEAWGTPSTGPMQNEMSDGNKQQQEVVGQEDGPTPSRPSLQPDPRPLDHRDPLEQVAVLASLGIFSFLGLAVGALALGLWLRLRRGGKDGPQKPGFLAPMIPVDRIPGIPNLQRTQENFS